One Mycolicibacterium crocinum DNA window includes the following coding sequences:
- a CDS encoding glycosyltransferase family 39 protein has translation MTATVDVPEIVVAQPRTRVRPQRLALVVLLTATALLYLWDLDRSGWANAFYSAAAQAGSQSPKAFLFGSSDAGNSITVDKPPLSLWLPALSIRLFGLNAWSILVPQAMIGVAAVAVLWDAVRRPFGETAALIAGTVLAVTPMAVTIFRFNNPDALLVLLMVAAVWAMVRAIDDGRLRWLVASGCFVGLGYLTKQLEVALVMPALAIPYLIAGPRSLLVRTGQLLLGLSAAVAAAGWWVLLVQLWPPDRRPWIGGTQTNSILELTLRYNGIGRLNGDEPGSTGSPGFISPVHLGGGTSPHPWGQPGIGRLFEPQQIGGIGWLLPAALVFGVALLGWRARAQRCDLQRAATSVWVIWLVTTAWVFSYMAGIFHPYYTVALAPAIAALVGIGVTTCWRERHHRWAQALLVVVAALTATTAVLVLRHDPGFYPWLRWAVPIAAVLLVVGVITAVLPTPVIAALAALVALGGPVAFSITTVARGNSGAIPIAGPVPRIVTAMTKGIAPVPRAEITSVSGPGFLLPTAASGIHLVGCSLMDSGNPDRQLVGLLDADAERYTWVAAAIGSMCAAGYQLASGHPVMPVGGFNGTDPSPTPDEFLRLVLSKRIHYFIVTNPVHEDRWGHLDTNALIQQWVQRNFTPQRVGRMLIYDLTT, from the coding sequence ATGACGGCCACCGTCGATGTGCCGGAAATCGTTGTGGCGCAGCCCCGTACCCGGGTCAGGCCGCAGCGGTTGGCTCTGGTGGTATTGCTGACGGCGACCGCACTGCTCTACCTGTGGGACTTGGACCGGTCGGGCTGGGCGAACGCCTTCTACTCCGCGGCGGCCCAGGCCGGCTCGCAATCTCCGAAGGCGTTCCTGTTCGGCTCGTCGGATGCCGGCAATTCCATCACTGTCGACAAACCCCCACTGTCGCTGTGGCTGCCGGCCCTGAGCATCCGCCTCTTCGGGCTGAACGCCTGGAGCATCCTGGTGCCCCAGGCCATGATCGGAGTCGCCGCGGTGGCGGTGCTGTGGGACGCGGTGCGCCGGCCGTTCGGCGAGACCGCCGCGTTGATCGCGGGCACGGTCCTGGCGGTGACCCCGATGGCGGTCACGATCTTCCGATTCAACAATCCTGACGCGCTTCTGGTGCTGCTGATGGTGGCGGCAGTGTGGGCGATGGTGCGCGCGATCGACGACGGCCGACTGCGTTGGCTGGTGGCTTCTGGGTGTTTTGTCGGTCTGGGGTACCTGACCAAGCAGCTCGAAGTGGCGCTGGTAATGCCCGCGTTGGCGATCCCATATCTGATCGCAGGCCCGCGATCGCTACTCGTGCGGACGGGACAGCTGCTGCTCGGGTTGTCGGCCGCGGTGGCCGCGGCCGGCTGGTGGGTGCTCCTGGTGCAGCTGTGGCCGCCGGATAGGCGCCCGTGGATCGGCGGTACGCAGACCAATTCGATTCTCGAACTGACGCTGCGCTACAACGGCATCGGCCGGCTCAACGGCGACGAGCCGGGCAGCACCGGGTCACCGGGTTTCATTTCGCCGGTCCATCTCGGCGGTGGGACATCGCCGCACCCGTGGGGCCAGCCCGGCATCGGCAGGCTGTTCGAACCCCAGCAGATCGGCGGTATCGGGTGGTTGCTGCCCGCGGCATTGGTCTTCGGGGTCGCGCTGCTGGGGTGGCGGGCCCGGGCGCAACGGTGCGATCTCCAGCGGGCCGCGACCTCGGTGTGGGTCATCTGGTTGGTGACGACCGCGTGGGTGTTCAGCTACATGGCCGGCATCTTCCACCCGTACTACACCGTGGCCTTGGCTCCGGCCATCGCCGCATTGGTCGGCATCGGTGTCACCACATGCTGGCGGGAGCGTCATCATCGTTGGGCGCAAGCGCTATTGGTGGTTGTTGCCGCGCTGACGGCGACGACGGCGGTGCTCGTGCTGCGCCACGATCCCGGCTTCTATCCGTGGCTGCGCTGGGCCGTCCCGATCGCCGCGGTGCTGCTGGTGGTCGGCGTGATCACCGCCGTGCTACCAACCCCTGTGATCGCGGCACTCGCCGCGCTCGTCGCACTCGGCGGCCCGGTTGCCTTCAGCATCACCACCGTGGCGCGGGGCAACTCCGGTGCGATACCGATCGCCGGGCCGGTTCCGCGCATCGTGACCGCGATGACCAAAGGCATCGCGCCGGTGCCGCGGGCCGAGATCACTTCGGTCAGCGGTCCCGGATTTCTGCTTCCCACAGCAGCTTCGGGGATACATCTCGTCGGGTGCAGCCTGATGGACTCGGGTAACCCCGACCGGCAGCTCGTCGGCCTGCTCGATGCGGACGCCGAGCGCTACACCTGGGTAGCCGCCGCCATCGGATCGATGTGTGCGGCCGGCTATCAACTGGCCAGCGGGCACCCCGTGATGCCGGTCGGCGGTTTCAACGGCACCGACCCGTCGCCGACACCCGATGAGTTTCTCCGTCTTGTGCTGTCCAAGCGGATCCACTACTTCATCGTCACCAATCCGGTCCACGAGGACAGGTGGGGACACCTGGACACCAATGCGCTGATCCAGCAATGGGTTCAACGCAACTTCACGCCCCAGCGGGTCGGCCGGATGCTGATCTACGACCTGACGACCTAG